TCATCTCATATTCGGCCGGGTTGATCCGCCACACATATATGGATCACCGTAAGAGATAGCCGGGTTAGAGGCATTGAGAAGAGACAAAAATGGTGGGCTAAATGTATTTTATGCGAAGAGTAAAGTTGTGGTTTCGTAATCATTTTAGTAGTGTCCATCTTTTAAAGACGGACTGAAATGGCAAATGGGGAAAACAAATGGGAGTAATTGCTAATCTTTGTATTTTTTACGATTGAAAATGAGCTAACATAGAATAGAGACAGGAAACTTGGAGGTATAAGTAGTTAATGAGAAACTTTTAGTACTTGTATACTGAGAACAATCACAAGGGGTCCTATTTGGCTCAAAAAGATGAGAATTTTGCGGAATTAAACGTTATAATCTCCAACATCAGGCTTTATACTTTAAGCCATCTTTTTCTTTACAACTTTTTCAATATTGGAATTACTATAATTGAGGCAGACAAAGCTATAATCAAATTTAAGCAGTTGTTAATTCATGTTTCAATTGCAAAATCTGTCAAAGTATAGCACTTTGACTGACCTATCTAAGTAGAAAGCATTCTCTGAAATCTGAATCATTATGCACCTCACCTATCCTTTAGAGGAACTGTGACTTCAACTTCAACTTTTATAGAAAGATACGCGATACTAACAGTTCTGATGAATGGTAAAATCAGTGGCAAGAAAGCACTGagttatatatataaataagttACCAAACCTAAGTACATTTTTCATCACACGGGAGAAAAAAGGAAACAGAATTATACTCCATTCACCAACTGACTCCTGTTAGGACTTATTTTTCTAATGCAAAGATTCTGGGGATAAGCTTACCAGTGGCTTCTTGCAATAAGCTGAAAACGTAACTGCAGCTCTTTTGACTTATTTTCGACGAGTTGGTGGTGCCTGCAACCAAGCATCAGAGATTCAGAGATCACAATTTTCCAGCAGATATTCAAATTTCACTTAAACAGTAATTTGGGGTATTCAGAATCTAGTGATAATAGATAATCAAACAATGCAAGTTACCAGCAGATATCTTGCTTCAATTTCAAGCTAATGAGGCAGTCCATCGAGATGGAAGCCTGACAACGGAGATGCCTTGAACATCATGCTGTTTCTATTTCTTCCTAAGGCTAAGAGCAGAAAATATCCAATCGACAACATACTTGATGAATTTAGAAGCTTTTGAATACATTTAGTAGATAAAAAGCAAAGGAAATGACCATTTCTACACAAACAGCTTTGATAGAATATCAGGACCCTAGCAAGATGTTAGAAAGATACTGTACCTTCTTTGTCCTGCTTCACTTTGAATTCTCTACCTCCAACGTTATTGTTTCTCCTCAATAATACTGAGCATGAAAGATTGTTAAAAAGCTGTTTTTTTCGAATATCGTCCAATGGCTCTATCGAAAATGAATTGGAGAAGCCATCCACTTCAACTTGCAACGTTGCTACCAGCATTAGAAATTAAGCTCAGCTTGCTGCATTTTAGAGCTATGAAGGCCTAAAAAGGATAGAGCTtcgcttgaatccatgatttgACCTTCAGCTGCTTCAAGGTATTCCTCTGGTTAACCTAAACGGTTGAACACAATTTATGGATACTACACCGGATCTTTTCTAATTTTCAAGAAGTTGATAACATGTTGGATTGCTCATAGGCTTATTTGCTCACACCATTGGTATTGTTCATCTTTGACTATCTGTTTAACTTCATTCATCCTTAAGCATTAAGAGTCCATTCGATATGGCCTTTATCTCGAAAAGGCTTTGATATCCAAACTCCAAAGCAATCAAAGAAGTTACATCATCAACCGAAACTCAAGTCTCTAAAATCCATTGAATTCTATTATTTACAGTAGACATATTATTGGTGTCTAGCCAGTGATACAACAATGTATTCCATGTTGAATAATCAGGTCTAATACCTTTACCAACCATTTGATGCAAAATCTTTAATGCTTTCTGCAGATCGCTTTTACTGCAATAAGCAAGTATCAAAGGGTTGTAAGATCCTTTGTCTAGCAAGCAGCCTCTCTCATCCATCTCCTCCATAAGCTTTAGAGCACTCGCAGTTTTTCCTTGACAGCAAAATCCACTGATAACAACATTGTAGGTTGATGTAACAGGAAAGTAGCCATGCCCAACCATTTCATTCATAAGCTGAAATGCTTCACGTACATGCTTATGTTCGCAGAATCCCCATATTAAGCTAGAGTAAACAAGAGCATTTGGAATTCCACCTTCATGAAGCATCTGTTGATAGACTTCATTCGCAGCTCCTATGTTGCCCTGTTCACATAAACCTAGAATCCTCAAGGTCCTTTCAACTGCCCTTGGAAACAATTTTACCATCTTGTTTATAAAGTCAAGGGCTTCATTCCACCGATTTTCACGGTATAATCCATATATGATACTGTTGTAAGGACTAATATGACCCTCACTACCACCTTTCAAGTCCTCCATGAGCTCCAAAATCTTAAATCCGCCTTCTACATGGCCTTTGGAACATAACCCTCTAATTAAGGTATCAAATGTGAGAAAATTATAACTTATTGCAGCCATTTTCATCTCATTGAACAAATCAAGGGCTGCAGCAAACAAATTAATCTCACAGAACCCAGCAATTAAAATGTTGTATGTCTCAACATTAGGGAGAAACCCTTTAATCTCCATGTCTTTCTTAAAATGCAACCCAACTTTGACCTTCCCTAAACTACAGAATCCTTTAATCAAAGTATTATAAGCCACAACGTCAAGTATACCCCCATTCCTTTCAACCCTTTCCACGATCTCAGCAGCTTCAGTTGCGCGGCCAACATTGCATAGTAATTCAATCACCTTGGTTGTCGTCACAACATCAGGAACATGCCCTAATGCAAGGTTCTTCTCCAGAAGCACCAGcgcttgaacaagattttgttcTTTACAGTATGCTGATATCAAAAGATTAAAGGTGACATCATTAGGTTCAATCATCTCATTCAACAAACTCCTAGCTCTACCAACCTTCCCATTCTTACAGAGGGAATGAAGCAATGTGTTATAAACCACTGTGTTTGGTGTTAATCCACGAGTCTTCATGAGCTGCAAGAGCTTAAACCCATCTCCTATACGATTAGTTAAGCATAGCCCTTTCATCAAGGTCCCAAAAGTATAATGATCACCCTGAACACCACACTCCATCATCTTCTTCCTAAAGAACCCCCTAGCAATATCAATATCTTCCTTAACTAATACATCAAGAATTGCATTGTATACTTTCAAAGAAGGGACCACGCCAAACCTATGCACCAAATCAAGCACTTTAATAACTTCTCGGATCCTTTTAGCTCGTCCTAGGCCTCGAACAATCGTGACAAAGATATCTTCATCTGGTGGTGAACCAAGTGAGCTTGGAATTTCATCAAGCAGTTGGTGTACGCCATCAAAGCGACGAAAAGCACAGAGCTTGTGAACCAAAGCTCGATAAGTAGATTGGTTATGGGTGAAATTGGGAAGTTTGGAAGCCCATTTAAAGGTTTGGATAGCTTGGGAATGGGATTTTTGTTCAAGAATGAGATGAGCAATGTGTTGATGAGTAGGTGGTGATAATCGAGTTGGGGATGATAATGAGCATAAGGATTTTGATTGTATCTTTGGATTGACATTTAAAATCGGATACCGGGAAAACAGCATAAATTGAAGAAACCTAATTGAAGGCATAAGTCTTCAATTTCTTGATTAAAGCTATATCACATTACAGAACTTTCAAGTGAAGATAAACAGTATTACTACTAACAATTTTCAGTCAATATTCAGAAATGGCAACGATGACGCGGGAAGaaagagagagatagagagatGGAGATACCTAAGAGAGAGATTATGAAAGAATCCGACGAACTTCCGATCGATCTAGCCGGAAAATAGTCCGGAGTAGTTTCCTCTGAATATTCGAAATGGTTCCTCAAGCCGGGGGAAGCTTACTTCAACAAGGAAATGATCAGCTGTGTCACTGTGTGTGGAAGTGTTGCTCTTTTGTCATTGTTTTTCCCAGGTGCGACTCTTGTGTGACTGTGTCATTGAGCTGTTTAACAAAAGGAAAGGAGGTTTAACAAAGAATCACTACTGCATTAGTGGTTTCAAAATAAAAACGCTATTCATATTTTAAACAGTTACTGTTATTAGCTGTTTTTTTGTGTTAAAACAGCTACTGTCATTTACAGTTCTTTTTGTGTCAAACCGCTACTAAAATTTGCTGTTCTTGTTTAGGAATTTTAACCCAAATTTATCCTTTGGGAATTAAAGAGTTATAGCCAAATCTTTGTTTACCACTTTTCAATATTATTATAGGAGTTGTATCTATAATTAAGCCAGACAAACCAAACAATGAGAATATTCATCAACAGAACACTGAGTATTGAGTAAGTACTAAGTAGTGAGTAAGAGCATAATGCAATCTCTTTCATTATAAATTACATAAGTTACCAAAGATATACATTTTTCATCACACATAACACTTGATGCAGTCAACTCAATACGTACGTACATCTTCCTCGGAAAATCATAAGATACAGCCATATATGATGACAAAGGGCAAATGCAAGAAACACGGGCGAAAAATGAAGTAAAACTCAACACTTGGACACCTAAATCTCAATGTTAAAACCTGCCTTTTCGTCAGTGGCTCATGATCTCCAAATTATGCTCAACACCCATAGAGCTTGATATGGTTCCATTCATGACCGGCTTCTGTTCCTCTTGTCCCATTTGTTCATTGTCTTCACATATCTCAGACTCGATCTCTGATATACTAGGGCTTATCTTTTGCATGCCAAGACTAAGTCGATTTCCCTTGTTGGAGATTTTCTTTCCCTTGACTTTATGAGAGAACCCCAGAGCATCACTGTAGCTCTTCCTTCTTCCAAGATTTGGTGATTTTGGACGAGTTGGACGTGCCTGAAACCAGCTTTCTTTCTTTTGTTTATTTCAGATTTCTTCATTTTGACTTAAAACAGTTGTTTAGAGTATTCAATTGAGGAGAATAGTACCTTCTTCAGGTCAAGCTTAGGAGGTGGTTCGTCGTGATAGAAGTTTGGCATCGGAGTGGCCTTGAACATCAAATTCTTCCGCAGTTGCTTTATAGTTGCTTCTATCTCTTCCTAAGATTTACAAGAGTAAAGATTAATGATCACTTTTATGCAAACGGCATTCATAAAATCGACGTTGGAAATATACTGTACCTTTGTCCTTGCTTCACTTTGAAGTTTCTCTGCCTCCAGTGCTTGATGTTTTTCCTCTAGTTTGGAATAATACTGAACCATGAAAGATTGTTAAAAGTTAGATACTCTGTTTTCTTCTAATGACATCGTAAAGTATATGAATTTAAGATGTTGCAATATGGAAATGGACAGGAATCTGACATCACACAATTGAATATGAGAGCTAAATTCAAGAGGAAACCaggaaataacaaaaaaaaaacaagtttttaaAAGCAAAAGAGCACAAGTGTATATAAAGTACCTCTCTTCGCTTCTCTGCACGTTCAGATGACCTAAACACTGGAGCTGATGCTACTGTTGTCTTAACCCTAGAAGCCCTCATAGAAGGTGCAGCACTGTTCACGGTTAAGGCAAATCTAGTTCTTCTCCCATGACATCAACTTAAATAAAGTGCATAAATTGTTGAGCTAACTAATAGAAGCACAGAAAACTACAAAATAATAATACTATGAGCTGCTTGGAATCTTAGGATACTCAGAAACACCAGAATTTGAATCTTCCTCGTCAGTATTCTTTTTGTTGTCTGATTGCAGCGACTTCCTTGATATAGACATTGAAATCTGCAGCAAAGGAATGAAGAAAGATTAGATAGTAACAATGGAATGAAAGGTTTACCTGCTGTGCATGAAATTTGCTGGCATCTTGTTTTTCCAAATTAAAAAGTTAAATACCAAATAATGAATGTGGATTGGATGATTGTTTGCATTTAAGGCTTGGCTTAATTTGGTCAGTTATTACACTGTTAAGTTTCCAAGAGTCAACCTCATCTATGACTTTTAGATTTGAATATTACAGTGATAGATTTAGGTACACAGCCAAAATAAGGAATGAACTGGATTCTAAATCTGTCCATAAAGATAGTGATGATCAGAAAATGCCACTGCGGAAAAAGTTGTAGAAGGGGAGAGCTGCAACTAAGATGTCACGAGAATAGAAGAAAAACCGATAGAATAGTGAATGATCCATGTAACCAGACCACAAAGTTGAAAACTgtccttttgattttaaattgttttatagGAAACCATAGTAAACTACTAAACTCTTCTCTTCTAAGCTCAATAAAAAAGACAAGAACAAAATGAAGCAAAAACAAGGGTTGAAAGGTGTAGTATGATTCAAGAGGGGGAAAAAAACCTGAACTTTCTTGCCACCGTTAGGCGGCTGTATAGTCTTTGCTTTCAGTGACACTTTATTTGCATCAGTTTCAGCCTCTAGAGGACGGGTTGATGCTCGCTTTTCAGTTGCCAGAGCAAATGGCTGCGGAACTGTGCAGTTTGCTCGACCATTCGTACTACATGGTTTTGGTGCAATCTTTGGCGAAACTCTGGCCCTTATTTCGCCCTTTGCTTTCATGCTTTGAGGTTTAACCTTTTCCTGCAAATTGTCATTATGAACCATCATACCGGAACAGTTCTTCTCCTCACACTTTCCAGTTTGATAAGCTTCAGAAATCTCAACTGTATTATCTGTGGTACATTCCTTAACATCAAACTCTTCATGCACAGAGAAGGACTCTGGGATCACATTGCTGTGCTCAATTGATTCCAAGCCATCATGATGAGTTATTGCATCCTCGTCACTTGAAACAGGAGAAGCACTGCTGGTGTATTTTATGACACCATCAGGTTCTTTGTCCGTACACGCATCTCTAACTTCCATGCCCATAGTACTGCAaagccaaaataaataaataaaatcagaCTGCAGAAAGAAAATTCCAACTCTAAGTTTTTCCAATGTACTACATTTAAAATATTCCTTTTCAAGTAAGGATTTCTCATCTTATGACTATGAATAGGCTCAAGCACAGTATGTATAGAATAAAGCCAATATACAGGCTAAAAGA
This genomic stretch from Spinacia oleracea cultivar Varoflay chromosome 3, BTI_SOV_V1, whole genome shotgun sequence harbors:
- the LOC110782322 gene encoding uncharacterized protein encodes the protein MGMEVRDACTDKEPDGVIKYTSSASPVSSDEDAITHHDGLESIEHSNVIPESFSVHEEFDVKECTTDNTVEISEAYQTGKCEEKNCSGMMVHNDNLQEKVKPQSMKAKGEIRARVSPKIAPKPCSTNGRANCTVPQPFALATEKRASTRPLEAETDANKVSLKAKTIQPPNGGKKVQISMSISRKSLQSDNKKNTDEEDSNSGVSDAAPSMRASRVKTTVASAPVFRSSERAEKRREYYSKLEEKHQALEAEKLQSEARTKEEIEATIKQLRKNLMFKATPMPNFYHDEPPPKLDLKKARPTRPKSPNLGRRKSYSDALGFSHKVKGKKISNKGNRLSLGMQKISPSISEIESEICEDNEQMGQEEQKPVMNGTISSSMGVEHNLEIMSHIQSKSLCSLSSPTRLSPPTHQHIAHLILEQKSHSQAIQTFKWASKLPNFTHNQSTYRALVHKLCAFRRFDGVHQLLDEIPSSLGSPPDEDIFVTIVRGLGRAKRIREVIKVLDLVHRFGVVPSLKVYNAILDVLVKEDIDIARGFFRKKMMECGVQGDHYTFGTLMKGLCLTNRIGDGFKLLQLMKTRGLTPNTVVYNTLLHSLCKNGKVGRARSLLNEMIEPNDVTFNLLISAYCKEQNLVQALVLLEKNLALGHVPDVVTTTKVIELLCNVGRATEAAEIVERVERNGGILDVVAYNTLIKGFCSLGKVKVGLHFKKDMEIKGFLPNVETYNILIAGFCEINLFAAALDLFNEMKMAAISYNFLTFDTLIRGLCSKGHVEGGFKILELMEDLKGGSEGHISPYNSIIYGLYRENRWNEALDFINKMVKLFPRAVERTLRILGLCEQGNIGAANEVYQQMLHEGGIPNALVYSSLIWGFCEHKHVREAFQLMNEMVGHGYFPVTSTYNVVISGFCCQGKTASALKLMEEMDERGCLLDKGSYNPLILAYCSKSDLQKALKILHQMVGKATLQVEVDGFSNSFSIEPLDDIRKKQLFNNLSCSVLLRRNNNVGGREFKVKQDKEGTTNSSKISQKSCSYVFSLLQEATVEGNAVWFETRPHLYIPRIIPIPDRIPDQASFPPTYYIFVHQNFGCMLCNLSLSSVLPPSIAGKGAHRRERKKDMVLSQKIHEAFKGTVERITGPRTVTAFKEKGVLSVSEFILAGDNLVSKCPTWSWESGEPSKRKSYLPLEKQFLITRNVPCLRRAASVEEEYEAAGGEILVDDEDNDGWLATHGRPKEPKLDEEENLPSMESLEITENKPIQSISSYFGGEEDDDIPDMTEYDGQDNVIEEDPATLQTTYLVAQEPDDENILRTRTYDVSITYDKYYQTPRVWLTGYDESRMLLQPELVLEDVSQDHARKTVTIEDHPHLPGKHASVHPCKHGAVMKKIIDVLMSRGVEPEVDKYLFLFLKFMASVIPTIEYDYTMDFDMGSSS
- the LOC110782323 gene encoding pentatricopeptide repeat-containing protein At2g17525, mitochondrial; this encodes MPSIRFLQFMLFSRYPILNVNPKIQSKSLCSLSSPTRLSPPTHQHIAHLILEQKSHSQAIQTFKWASKLPNFTHNQSTYRALVHKLCAFRRFDGVHQLLDEIPSSLGSPPDEDIFVTIVRGLGRAKRIREVIKVLDLVHRFGVVPSLKVYNAILDVLVKEDIDIARGFFRKKMMECGVQGDHYTFGTLMKGLCLTNRIGDGFKLLQLMKTRGLTPNTVVYNTLLHSLCKNGKVGRARSLLNEMIEPNDVTFNLLISAYCKEQNLVQALVLLEKNLALGHVPDVVTTTKVIELLCNVGRATEAAEIVERVERNGGILDVVAYNTLIKGFCSLGKVKVGLHFKKDMEIKGFLPNVETYNILIAGFCEINLFAAALDLFNEMKMAAISYNFLTFDTLIRGLCSKGHVEGGFKILELMEDLKGGSEGHISPYNSIIYGLYRENRWNEALDFINKMVKLFPRAVERTLRILGLCEQGNIGAANEVYQQMLHEGGIPNALVYSSLIWGFCEHKHVREAFQLMNEMVGHGYFPVTSTYNVVISGFCCQGKTASALKLMEEMDERGCLLDKGSYNPLILAYCSKSDLQKALKILHQMVGKGIRPDYSTWNTLLYHWLDTNNMSTVNNRIQWILET